A portion of the Novosphingobium sp. KA1 genome contains these proteins:
- a CDS encoding STAS domain-containing protein: MPSLPEGASGEGPLVLPTHASTVTAENLRDRLVAAVGAIEIDAGEVESVGQAVLQLLLAARNEAASSDRPFAIVNPSRAFVDRVRACGLAASLGLVEEEFTA; encoded by the coding sequence ATGCCAAGCCTGCCTGAAGGCGCGAGCGGCGAAGGTCCGCTCGTCCTGCCCACACATGCCTCCACCGTCACTGCCGAGAACTTGCGCGACCGGCTGGTCGCGGCGGTCGGCGCCATCGAGATCGATGCCGGCGAAGTGGAATCGGTCGGGCAGGCGGTGCTCCAACTGCTGCTTGCCGCCCGTAACGAGGCGGCGTCGAGCGACCGCCCGTTCGCCATCGTCAATCCCAGCAGGGCCTTCGTCGACCGCGTCCGCGCCTGCGGGCTGGCGGCGTCGCTGGGGCTCGTTGAAGAGGAATTTACCGCGTGA
- a CDS encoding response regulator, with amino-acid sequence MSKLILTVDDSATIRMLLKASLTAQGFRIESANDGEHGLERMHEVKPDLLITDINMPKMDGFELIEAVRKTAEFKGTPILVLSTEFSDEKKTRAREAGATGWITKPFDADRLGAAIRRVCP; translated from the coding sequence GTGAGCAAACTGATCCTGACTGTCGATGATTCCGCCACGATCCGCATGCTGCTCAAGGCATCGCTGACCGCGCAGGGCTTCCGCATCGAGAGCGCCAACGATGGCGAGCATGGGCTGGAGCGCATGCACGAAGTGAAGCCCGACCTGCTGATCACCGACATCAACATGCCCAAGATGGACGGCTTCGAGCTGATCGAGGCGGTCCGCAAGACCGCCGAGTTCAAGGGCACGCCGATCCTGGTGCTGTCGACCGAGTTCTCGGACGAGAAGAAGACCCGCGCCCGTGAGGCGGGCGCCACCGGCTGGATCACCAAGCCGTTCGACGCCGATCGCCTGGGGGCGGCCATCCGCCGCGTGTGCCCGTGA
- the flaF gene encoding flagellar biosynthesis regulator FlaF, with the protein MSINAYRRVQKVIASPRGTEYRLMSQVTGEMIAARDSGLKGAALMAPLHRNRQVWGTFASICATSGNRLPDELRATIISIGLWVTKYTSSVMTGSGTIDDLIDVNRAIIEGLSNENGKVGQQQLAG; encoded by the coding sequence ATGTCAATCAATGCCTATCGTCGCGTCCAGAAGGTGATCGCCTCGCCGCGCGGCACCGAGTACCGGCTGATGAGCCAGGTCACCGGAGAGATGATCGCGGCGCGCGATTCCGGCCTCAAGGGCGCCGCCCTGATGGCCCCGCTGCACCGTAACAGGCAGGTCTGGGGAACCTTCGCAAGCATCTGTGCAACATCGGGAAACCGGCTCCCGGACGAGCTGCGGGCGACCATCATCTCGATCGGCCTGTGGGTCACCAAGTATACCTCGAGCGTGATGACCGGCAGCGGTACCATCGACGACCTGATCGACGTCAACCGCGCGATCATCGAAGGGCTGTCGAACGAGAACGGCAAGGTCGGTCAGCAGCAGCTCGCGGGCTGA
- a CDS encoding chemotaxis response regulator protein-glutamate methylesterase has protein sequence MTDPANEKVRVVVVDDSAAMRALLTKLLNHDPLIEVVGQAPEPHAAREMIKALNPDVVTLDVEMPGMDGLSFLERIMRLRPMPVVMCSTLTARGTEATIEALRLGAVDCIAKPSGNPLEIAQDGALLRKMVRTAARSSVRAAAARPAAPRPGQVAATPAPSAGPLRDVVIAIGASTGGVEALFSIIGALPVDCPPVLVVQHMPAIFTGGFAARLDREARVSVVEAKDGMTLKRGTVYLAPGGSHHMELVGGTSGHVRLIEGEPVSGHRPSVDVLFRSVSALGSRAVGVILTGMGSDGAEGLLQMRTAGARTMGQSRDTCVVYGMPRAAFERGAVEKEVNLSALPEAILGACRR, from the coding sequence ATGACCGATCCTGCAAACGAGAAGGTCCGCGTTGTCGTCGTCGACGACAGCGCGGCGATGCGGGCGCTGCTGACCAAGCTGCTCAACCACGATCCGCTGATCGAGGTGGTCGGCCAGGCACCGGAACCCCATGCCGCGCGCGAGATGATCAAGGCGCTCAATCCCGATGTCGTGACGCTCGACGTCGAGATGCCGGGCATGGACGGGCTGTCGTTCCTGGAACGCATCATGCGGCTTCGCCCGATGCCGGTGGTCATGTGCTCGACGCTGACCGCGCGCGGCACCGAGGCGACCATCGAGGCGCTGCGCCTCGGCGCGGTGGACTGCATCGCCAAGCCCTCCGGCAATCCGCTGGAGATCGCGCAGGACGGTGCGCTGCTGCGCAAGATGGTGCGCACCGCGGCACGTTCCTCGGTCCGCGCGGCGGCGGCCCGTCCGGCGGCGCCGCGTCCCGGACAGGTTGCGGCCACGCCCGCACCCTCGGCAGGCCCGCTGCGCGACGTCGTCATTGCCATCGGCGCCTCCACCGGCGGCGTCGAGGCCCTGTTTTCGATCATCGGCGCGCTGCCGGTCGATTGTCCGCCGGTGCTGGTGGTCCAGCACATGCCGGCGATCTTCACCGGCGGCTTTGCCGCGCGGCTCGACCGCGAGGCGCGTGTCAGCGTGGTCGAGGCCAAGGACGGCATGACCCTCAAGCGGGGCACGGTCTACCTCGCCCCCGGCGGCAGCCATCACATGGAACTGGTCGGCGGTACCAGCGGCCATGTGCGGCTGATCGAGGGCGAGCCGGTGTCCGGCCATCGTCCTTCGGTGGACGTGCTGTTCCGCTCGGTTTCCGCGCTCGGCTCGCGCGCTGTGGGGGTGATCCTCACCGGCATGGGGTCGGACGGGGCGGAGGGCCTGCTGCAGATGCGCACCGCCGGTGCGCGGACGATGGGGCAGAGCCGGGACACATGCGTGGTCTACGGAATGCCGCGTGCCGCCTTCGAGCGGGGCGCGGTCGAAAAGGAAGTGAATTTGTCGGCACTCCCCGAGGCGATCCTCGGGGCTTGCCGGCGGTAA
- the motA gene encoding flagellar motor stator protein MotA, with the protein MLNAIGLIVILLCVFGSFLMSGGNIMVIFHALPHEMLAIAGAAVGAFILGNSMQTVKKTWKGVVRVFKGSRWNEGDFRDLLALLFMLLATFRKSGANALEPHLDKPEESELFQRYPRLLEDHDLIEFTCDYLRMMTVNFEDPHQLAEAMEGDIERHHSEELAPQHSLQMMADGLPALGIVAAVLGVIKTMSSIDQPTEILGAMIGGALVGTFLGVLLAYCLVGPIAQKLQQIIDSDFKPYLIVKTAIIGHAQGQPTEVAIELARRMTPSPYAPSFSQLETALDEVKDQLNAKPA; encoded by the coding sequence ATGCTCAATGCCATCGGCCTCATCGTCATCCTGCTGTGCGTATTCGGCAGCTTCCTGATGTCGGGCGGCAACATCATGGTCATCTTCCATGCCCTGCCGCATGAAATGCTGGCCATTGCGGGGGCCGCCGTCGGCGCCTTCATCCTCGGCAACTCGATGCAGACGGTGAAGAAGACCTGGAAGGGCGTGGTCCGCGTGTTCAAGGGTTCGCGCTGGAACGAGGGCGACTTCCGCGACCTGCTGGCGCTGCTGTTCATGCTGCTGGCGACGTTCCGCAAGAGCGGCGCCAACGCGCTTGAACCGCATCTCGACAAGCCGGAGGAAAGCGAGCTGTTCCAGCGCTATCCGCGCCTGCTGGAGGACCACGACCTGATCGAGTTCACGTGCGACTACTTGCGCATGATGACAGTCAACTTCGAGGATCCGCACCAGCTCGCCGAAGCGATGGAAGGCGATATCGAGCGCCACCATTCCGAGGAACTGGCCCCGCAGCACTCGCTGCAGATGATGGCCGACGGCCTGCCGGCGCTCGGCATCGTCGCCGCCGTGCTCGGCGTCATCAAGACGATGAGCTCGATCGATCAGCCGACCGAGATTCTGGGGGCGATGATCGGTGGCGCGCTGGTCGGCACCTTCCTCGGCGTTCTGCTCGCCTACTGTCTGGTCGGTCCGATCGCGCAGAAGCTGCAGCAGATCATCGATTCCGATTTCAAGCCCTACCTGATCGTGAAGACCGCGATCATCGGCCACGCCCAGGGCCAGCCCACCGAAGTCGCCATCGAACTGGCGCGCCGCATGACCCCGTCGCCCTATGCGCCCTCGTTCTCGCAGCTCGAGACCGCGCTCGACGAAGTGAAGGACCAGCTTAATGCCAAGCCTGCCTGA
- a CDS encoding PAS domain S-box protein, whose product MQELNPSPPRSDGSPPASMAPAIPALIVVVQLIGIVVLTGWFSANLQLAGLPATGMLMQPLTAVSCMGLGLAIWATAKQRLRLARMLIALPLGIALAALFEEATGRSLGIDTLLFADILAHQPRPASGRPGVLPALAIVLLGIATLAVAARQRILRRSTVPLTSVVIAIAAISGSLLPTGLSIADHDTRRALMSVPTAVTIAALALSLILLRRDLAWPRKPQCGIGTSTLQWTLLFSVALPVLSAIMLFWAKRDTHLSTEAMVIFLAVVQVTASCILIAWSWLRISRESSARWAISAALDSAPIAITDIEGRILRWSDGCARLYGWSAEQVLGLNKHELTGASRIPGRDYPPAHAMAAQETELSEMRADGSLLRVFETRQIVQPRSDRAPMIVLSMTDATARQQAEQAMLASEARLALAVDLHGLGIFEWSSVDDSFRFHGRAEALFGLETGRFEGGMTAWLAHIACVFDRKITSPEAWVPGRYGFRLQSQRPDQPAVIEGTVLIHRDPANGSLDLIGIVMDATERERRAEMLESRESELRSILETVPEAMITIDGQGLVRSFSATAEALFGYAAHDVLGRDVRLVLPQYHHRHHHHHHHHHHHHHHHHHHGAASRSAEPGNAGGSSVQDRMTRLTAGRDRQGNEVPVELTVGEANIGNEQISIAFVRDLREQLQTDARIHELREQFLHASRVSAMGEMSAGLAHELNQPLTATANFLGAIELQLQREWRQDQLRRLLRLASQEVLRAGDIIRRMRAFVSKGELDIRAQPLDEMIADTLQLARSRSQAPGVRLEYHPNAAAPVILADRIHIQQVLVNLINNAFDAIEAHDVANPAVTITTLAVAEGQIMIRVVDNGPGLPDQVISRPFEAFSSTKSNGMGLGLSICRRIVEAHGGSLALHNIEGGGAAVEFTLPTYSELELKAG is encoded by the coding sequence ATGCAGGAACTGAACCCCTCGCCGCCGCGTTCGGACGGGTCGCCTCCTGCCAGCATGGCACCGGCCATTCCTGCCCTGATCGTGGTCGTACAACTGATCGGCATTGTTGTCCTAACCGGCTGGTTCAGTGCGAACCTGCAGCTGGCGGGGCTGCCTGCCACCGGCATGCTCATGCAGCCGCTCACAGCGGTTTCCTGCATGGGCCTGGGCCTTGCCATCTGGGCGACGGCCAAGCAGCGCTTGCGCCTCGCGCGGATGCTGATCGCACTGCCGCTGGGCATCGCGCTTGCCGCGCTGTTCGAGGAAGCGACAGGACGCAGCCTCGGCATCGACACCCTGCTGTTTGCCGATATCCTCGCGCATCAGCCCCGCCCGGCCAGCGGCCGCCCGGGGGTCCTGCCCGCGCTGGCCATCGTCCTGCTCGGCATCGCGACACTCGCGGTCGCCGCGCGCCAGCGCATCCTGCGTCGCAGCACGGTCCCCCTGACCAGTGTCGTCATCGCCATCGCCGCGATTTCCGGGAGCCTGCTACCCACCGGGCTGAGCATTGCCGATCACGATACGCGCCGCGCGCTGATGTCGGTGCCGACTGCAGTGACCATCGCCGCGCTGGCGCTTTCGCTGATCCTGCTGCGGCGCGATCTCGCCTGGCCGCGCAAGCCGCAGTGCGGCATCGGCACCTCGACCCTGCAATGGACGCTGCTGTTTTCGGTGGCCCTGCCGGTGCTATCGGCGATCATGCTGTTCTGGGCGAAGCGTGACACCCACCTATCGACAGAGGCGATGGTGATCTTCCTCGCAGTCGTCCAGGTCACGGCCTCCTGCATCCTGATCGCATGGTCGTGGCTACGGATCAGCCGCGAGAGCAGCGCTCGCTGGGCGATCAGCGCGGCGCTGGATTCGGCGCCGATCGCGATCACCGACATCGAGGGGCGCATCCTGCGCTGGTCGGACGGTTGCGCACGGCTTTACGGCTGGAGCGCCGAGCAGGTGCTCGGCCTCAACAAGCACGAACTGACCGGTGCCTCCCGGATCCCGGGACGCGATTATCCGCCTGCCCACGCCATGGCCGCGCAGGAGACCGAACTTTCCGAGATGCGCGCCGACGGCAGCTTGCTGCGCGTTTTCGAGACCCGGCAGATCGTCCAGCCACGCAGCGACCGCGCGCCGATGATCGTTCTGTCGATGACCGATGCAACCGCGCGCCAGCAGGCCGAACAGGCCATGCTGGCCAGCGAGGCGCGGCTCGCCCTTGCCGTCGATCTGCATGGCCTCGGAATCTTCGAATGGTCGAGCGTGGACGATTCCTTCCGCTTTCACGGCCGCGCCGAAGCACTGTTCGGGCTCGAGACAGGCCGCTTCGAAGGCGGCATGACCGCATGGCTGGCGCACATCGCCTGCGTGTTCGATCGCAAGATAACCTCGCCGGAGGCCTGGGTCCCGGGGCGCTACGGCTTCCGCCTGCAGTCGCAGCGCCCGGATCAACCCGCGGTCATCGAGGGCACCGTACTGATCCACCGCGATCCCGCCAACGGCAGCCTGGACCTGATCGGCATCGTCATGGACGCGACCGAACGCGAACGCCGGGCCGAGATGCTGGAATCGCGGGAATCCGAGCTGCGCTCGATCCTCGAAACCGTGCCCGAAGCGATGATCACCATCGACGGACAGGGCCTCGTCCGCAGCTTCTCCGCCACGGCCGAGGCCCTGTTCGGCTATGCCGCGCACGACGTGCTCGGCCGCGATGTCCGGCTGGTGCTGCCGCAGTATCACCACCGCCATCACCATCACCATCACCATCACCATCACCATCACCATCATCATCATCACCACGGCGCCGCTTCCCGCTCCGCCGAGCCCGGGAATGCCGGAGGCTCCAGCGTCCAGGATCGCATGACCCGCCTGACCGCCGGACGAGACCGTCAGGGCAACGAAGTGCCGGTCGAACTCACGGTGGGCGAGGCCAACATCGGCAACGAGCAGATCTCGATCGCCTTCGTGCGCGACTTGCGCGAACAGTTGCAGACCGATGCGCGCATCCACGAACTGCGCGAACAGTTCCTGCACGCCTCGCGCGTCAGTGCCATGGGCGAGATGAGCGCAGGTCTCGCGCACGAGTTGAACCAGCCGCTCACGGCAACCGCCAACTTCCTCGGCGCCATCGAACTGCAACTGCAGCGCGAATGGCGACAGGACCAGTTGCGCCGACTGCTGCGCCTCGCCAGCCAGGAAGTGCTTCGGGCCGGCGACATCATCCGCCGCATGCGCGCCTTCGTTTCCAAGGGCGAACTCGACATCCGCGCCCAGCCGCTCGACGAAATGATCGCCGACACGCTCCAGCTGGCCCGCTCGCGCAGCCAGGCGCCCGGCGTGCGCCTGGAATACCATCCCAACGCCGCCGCGCCGGTGATCCTGGCCGACCGCATCCATATCCAGCAGGTGCTGGTCAATCTCATCAACAATGCCTTCGACGCGATAGAGGCGCATGACGTCGCCAATCCCGCGGTCACCATCACCACCCTCGCGGTTGCCGAGGGGCAGATCATGATCCGCGTGGTAGACAATGGGCCGGGCCTGCCCGATCAGGTCATCAGCCGCCCGTTCGAGGCGTTCAGCTCCACCAAGTCCAACGGCATGGGCCTGGGTCTGTCGATCTGCCGCCGCATCGTCGAGGCGCATGGCGGTTCGCTGGCGCTGCACAACATCGAGGGCGGCGGTGCCGCCGTCGAATTCACCCTGCCGACTTATAGCGAACTGGAGTTGAAGGCCGGATGA
- a CDS encoding response regulator transcription factor, translating into MSVRRIYIVDDDYAVRTSLEYLLSLVADSRITCFESGDAFLEAAPRLEPGCMLLDLHMPGTPGLGVLAAIGDIPDRFVPIVLTGEGDVSVAVQAMKLGAADFIEKPCDHLKLIAALDAAFSHQAATRAAAQRKEQAIAMLELLSPRERDVLKGLIEGQSNKVIAHDLDISPRTVEIYRAKLMEKLGVRSLSEALRIAFAAGLLPVD; encoded by the coding sequence ATGAGCGTGCGCCGGATCTATATCGTCGACGACGACTACGCGGTGAGGACCTCGCTGGAGTACCTGCTCTCGCTGGTCGCGGACAGCCGCATCACCTGCTTCGAATCCGGCGATGCCTTTCTCGAAGCCGCTCCGCGCCTCGAACCGGGCTGCATGCTGCTCGACCTGCACATGCCCGGCACCCCCGGCCTTGGCGTGCTGGCCGCGATCGGTGACATTCCCGACCGCTTCGTCCCGATCGTGCTTACCGGCGAAGGCGACGTCTCGGTCGCCGTTCAGGCGATGAAGCTGGGCGCGGCCGATTTCATCGAGAAGCCGTGCGATCATCTCAAGCTGATCGCCGCGCTGGACGCCGCGTTCTCGCATCAGGCCGCCACGCGCGCGGCGGCGCAGCGCAAGGAGCAGGCCATCGCCATGCTCGAACTGCTCTCCCCGCGCGAACGCGATGTGCTGAAGGGCCTGATCGAGGGCCAGTCGAACAAGGTGATCGCCCACGACCTCGACATCAGCCCGCGCACGGTCGAGATCTATCGCGCCAAACTGATGGAAAAGCTCGGCGTGCGCAGCCTGTCCGAAGCCCTGCGCATCGCCTTTGCCGCCGGACTGCTGCCGGTCGATTGA
- a CDS encoding protein-glutamate O-methyltransferase CheR has protein sequence MSTSAASAGTLAANAELRPAQFQEIAAIMQREARIHLVEAKTTLVHSRLSRRLREHGLTSFADYVSLVQRDAQERHAMVVALTTNHTHFFREAHHFDHLRSHVLPQLQERARRGEKVRIWSAGCSSGEEVYTIAMCLAGESPASAAWLDKGDVRLLATDISPPVVQAVSQATYPDSAVEPIPAGYRQRWLKPAGTGYHVIAETLRKLVAARVLNLFDQWPMRQKYDVIFCRNVMIYFDDTAKAELEARLVDMLQPGGTLYIGHSERLIGPAATRMKPVAQTAYARIDGAGAA, from the coding sequence GTGAGCACTTCGGCCGCCTCTGCCGGCACGCTCGCGGCGAATGCGGAACTGCGCCCGGCGCAGTTCCAGGAGATCGCCGCGATCATGCAGCGCGAGGCACGCATCCACCTGGTCGAAGCCAAGACGACGCTGGTGCATTCCCGCCTCAGCCGCCGTCTGCGCGAACACGGGCTCACCAGCTTTGCCGACTACGTCTCGCTGGTGCAGCGCGATGCGCAGGAGCGCCACGCCATGGTCGTGGCGCTGACCACCAACCACACGCACTTCTTCCGCGAGGCGCACCACTTCGATCATCTGCGCAGCCATGTCCTGCCGCAGTTGCAGGAGCGGGCGCGCCGGGGCGAGAAAGTGCGCATCTGGTCGGCCGGCTGCTCCAGCGGCGAGGAAGTCTACACCATCGCCATGTGCCTGGCGGGCGAAAGCCCGGCAAGCGCGGCCTGGCTCGACAAGGGCGACGTGCGCCTGCTGGCGACCGACATCTCGCCCCCGGTGGTCCAGGCGGTGTCGCAGGCGACCTATCCCGACAGCGCGGTGGAGCCGATCCCGGCGGGCTACCGCCAGCGTTGGCTCAAGCCGGCGGGGACGGGATACCACGTGATCGCCGAAACGCTGCGCAAGCTGGTGGCCGCGCGTGTGCTCAACCTCTTCGACCAATGGCCGATGCGCCAGAAGTATGACGTGATTTTCTGCCGTAACGTGATGATCTATTTCGACGATACCGCCAAGGCCGAGCTGGAGGCGCGTCTGGTCGACATGCTCCAGCCCGGCGGCACGCTCTACATCGGCCATTCCGAGCGCCTGATCGGACCCGCCGCCACCCGCATGAAGCCGGTCGCCCAGACCGCCTATGCGCGGATCGACGGGGCAGGTGCGGCATGA
- a CDS encoding chemotaxis protein CheA — translation MSDELDEIQAIFFEECVEGLAVAEEGLSAMAAGDTSASVIAGVFRAVHSIKGGSGAFGHTALLGFSHRFENVLDEVRAERIAPTPEVTQCLLGAFDILSDHVSAAQHGADAPDDGHMLEQLDAILAGGGAPAAAPEPEPVAAAPVEADEFGFTPVAVVDLDFGGDADPFGFEPVAVALDDFDAGEPAGWTVRFGPSRGAMANGAEPLLVIRELESMGGEVTAVDTEALPPLAELDPEDSYFVWTVALPASVDERDIRDCFDFVAPDSLIEVTQAQVAAPAPVEAAAPAAAEPEEIPFEPIAVVFDDVVVPLPVEPAPAAAAPAAKKVEAAKVEAAKPEAKHAVEVAQTIRVDLGKLDQLLNLVGELVIRGSILSDRLSPADQERVELPELSRLTRQIQDNVMSLRAQPIKQAFSRVPRMLRDLSAETGKKVILETTGEMTEVDKGVIEKIGDPLTHMIRNAVDHGIESPEDRIAAGKSPEGTIYLSAEQKGGRILVKVRDDGRGINRERVRAIAVTRGIIAADAQLSDEEIDSLICAPGFSTAETISNISGRGVGMDVVRSNVEALGGRLEIVSVPGEGTTFSMALPLTLAILDGMIVRLGDQRFVVPLANVIETVQPEPGQVQATSPTSEVIELRGQYLPVRRVGEMFGMRSERPAEDSLVIIVESETAGHVGLMVDTIDNRREVVLKSLEDNLHPIRGLGGATILGDGAIALIFDVDALVATGGASKFALKGLAA, via the coding sequence GTGAGCGACGAACTCGACGAAATCCAGGCGATCTTCTTCGAGGAGTGCGTCGAGGGTCTGGCGGTGGCCGAGGAAGGCCTGTCCGCCATGGCCGCGGGCGACACTTCGGCCAGCGTGATCGCCGGCGTGTTCCGCGCCGTCCACTCGATCAAGGGCGGCTCGGGCGCTTTCGGCCACACCGCGCTGCTCGGCTTCTCGCACCGTTTCGAGAACGTCCTCGACGAAGTGCGCGCCGAACGCATCGCGCCGACACCCGAAGTGACGCAGTGCCTGCTGGGCGCCTTCGACATTCTCTCGGACCATGTATCCGCCGCGCAGCACGGGGCGGATGCGCCGGACGACGGCCACATGCTGGAACAGCTCGACGCGATTCTCGCAGGTGGCGGCGCCCCGGCTGCCGCACCGGAGCCTGAGCCTGTCGCGGCTGCGCCGGTGGAAGCGGATGAATTCGGCTTCACCCCGGTCGCGGTTGTCGACCTCGACTTCGGCGGCGATGCCGATCCCTTCGGTTTCGAGCCGGTTGCCGTGGCGCTCGACGATTTCGATGCGGGCGAGCCTGCCGGCTGGACGGTGCGTTTCGGTCCCTCGCGCGGGGCCATGGCCAATGGCGCCGAGCCGCTGCTGGTGATCCGCGAACTGGAATCGATGGGCGGCGAAGTGACCGCCGTCGATACCGAGGCGCTGCCGCCGCTGGCCGAGCTCGACCCCGAGGACAGCTACTTCGTCTGGACGGTGGCGTTGCCCGCCAGTGTCGACGAGCGCGACATCCGCGACTGCTTCGACTTCGTGGCGCCGGATTCGCTGATCGAGGTCACGCAGGCGCAAGTGGCCGCGCCGGCACCGGTCGAAGCGGCTGCTCCCGCTGCTGCCGAGCCGGAGGAAATTCCCTTCGAGCCGATCGCGGTGGTTTTTGACGACGTGGTCGTGCCGCTGCCGGTCGAACCGGCACCCGCTGCCGCTGCGCCTGCGGCCAAGAAGGTCGAGGCGGCCAAGGTCGAGGCGGCCAAGCCCGAGGCCAAGCATGCCGTCGAGGTGGCTCAGACGATCCGCGTCGACCTTGGCAAGCTGGACCAGCTGCTCAACCTTGTCGGCGAACTCGTGATCCGCGGCTCGATCCTGTCGGACCGTCTGTCGCCCGCCGACCAGGAGCGTGTCGAACTGCCGGAGCTGTCGCGCCTCACGCGCCAGATCCAGGACAACGTGATGTCGCTGCGCGCACAGCCGATCAAGCAGGCGTTCTCGCGCGTGCCCCGCATGCTGCGCGACCTTTCGGCCGAGACCGGCAAGAAGGTGATCCTCGAGACCACCGGCGAGATGACCGAAGTCGACAAGGGCGTGATCGAGAAGATCGGCGATCCGCTGACGCACATGATCCGCAACGCGGTCGATCACGGTATCGAGAGCCCCGAGGACCGCATTGCCGCGGGCAAGTCGCCCGAGGGCACGATCTATCTTTCCGCCGAGCAGAAGGGTGGCCGGATCCTCGTGAAGGTGCGGGACGACGGGCGCGGCATCAACCGCGAGCGCGTGCGCGCCATCGCGGTGACGCGCGGCATCATCGCCGCGGATGCCCAGCTTTCCGACGAGGAGATCGACAGCCTGATCTGCGCGCCGGGCTTCTCGACCGCCGAGACGATCTCGAACATTTCCGGACGCGGTGTCGGCATGGACGTGGTCCGCTCCAACGTCGAGGCGCTGGGCGGGCGACTGGAAATCGTCTCGGTGCCGGGTGAGGGCACGACCTTCTCGATGGCGCTGCCGCTCACGCTCGCCATTCTCGACGGCATGATCGTGCGCCTGGGCGACCAGCGCTTCGTGGTGCCGCTCGCCAACGTGATCGAGACCGTCCAGCCCGAACCGGGCCAGGTCCAGGCGACGTCGCCGACCTCCGAGGTGATCGAACTGCGCGGCCAGTACCTGCCGGTACGCCGGGTGGGCGAGATGTTCGGCATGCGCTCCGAGCGCCCGGCCGAGGACTCGCTGGTGATCATCGTCGAGAGCGAGACGGCGGGCCACGTCGGCCTGATGGTCGACACCATCGACAACCGCCGCGAGGTCGTCCTCAAGAGCCTGGAGGACAACCTCCACCCGATCCGGGGCCTGGGCGGCGCGACGATCCTGGGTGACGGCGCCATCGCGCTGATCTTCGACGTGGACGCGCTGGTCGCGACCGGCGGCGCTTCCAAATTTGCACTGAAAGGACTGGCGGCATGA
- a CDS encoding chemotaxis protein CheW → MSTEAIANDERKIVTFTLGNQLFGIEMASLIEIREWEAPTPLPSVPSYVLGVANLRGSVIPIVGLSERLGWEPSVLHARSCVLVVTIGGRNAGFLVDEVQDIVSIKGSEIQPAPDTEVNDQSAIAGLVKIERRTSDASNQEAMCLLLDLDALSLTRHIPELAA, encoded by the coding sequence ATGAGCACTGAAGCGATTGCTAACGACGAACGCAAGATCGTGACCTTCACGCTGGGCAACCAGCTGTTCGGCATCGAGATGGCCTCGCTCATCGAGATCCGTGAATGGGAAGCGCCGACGCCGCTTCCCAGCGTGCCCTCCTATGTGCTGGGCGTTGCCAACTTGCGCGGTTCGGTGATCCCGATCGTCGGCCTGTCCGAGCGGCTGGGCTGGGAGCCTAGCGTGCTCCATGCGCGCTCCTGCGTGCTGGTGGTCACCATCGGCGGCCGCAACGCCGGTTTCCTGGTCGACGAGGTGCAGGACATCGTCTCGATCAAGGGCAGCGAGATCCAGCCGGCGCCGGATACCGAAGTCAACGACCAGAGCGCCATCGCGGGTCTCGTCAAGATCGAGCGCCGCACCTCGGACGCCTCGAACCAGGAGGCCATGTGCCTGCTGCTGGACCTCGATGCGCTCAGCCTGACGCGCCATATCCCGGAACTGGCTGCGTGA